One Clostridium sp. CM027 genomic window carries:
- a CDS encoding MarR family transcriptional regulator yields MNKEEQVIMGFRDLLNKIVSLNKVKMKDSLKGYKSSEVHCIEYIGRNVDSNVTKLAESFYMTRGAISKMTKKLIKKGIIESYQKPDNKKEIYFRLTEQGKVINKVHEQLHKEFQERDKAVFEQVTEEQFDIMLSFVEKYSRHLDAEIKKQGVDIKNPNDSE; encoded by the coding sequence ATGAACAAAGAAGAACAGGTCATAATGGGTTTCAGGGACTTATTAAACAAGATAGTTTCGCTTAATAAGGTTAAGATGAAAGACAGTCTTAAGGGCTATAAGTCTTCTGAAGTACATTGCATCGAATACATTGGAAGAAATGTAGATTCAAACGTGACAAAACTTGCGGAGTCCTTTTATATGACTAGGGGTGCCATAAGTAAAATGACTAAAAAGCTCATAAAAAAAGGCATTATCGAAAGCTACCAGAAACCGGATAATAAGAAAGAAATCTATTTTAGGCTTACTGAGCAAGGGAAAGTAATTAACAAAGTCCATGAGCAGTTGCACAAAGAGTTTCAAGAGCGGGATAAAGCCGTATTTGAACAGGTAACCGAGGAACAATTTGATATCATGCTTAGCTTCGTGGAAAAGTATAGTAGGCATTTGGATGCAGAAATAAAGAAGCAAGGTGTAGATATAAAAAATCCAAATGATTCTGAATAA
- a CDS encoding M28 family peptidase, with amino-acid sequence MKPILKLSVILAMVLTFSSCSSPEVSQNSKTTTGNHGQSVQVSQVQTPVKIPTIKETVATLCSDEFQGRLTGSKGNEKTGEYIVKTFKDIGLDPFFDDSYYQKYYLGVNSSYRGGENNIKLKMVNNVVGVIKGKKSENAVVISAHFDHLGYVDGTIIRGALDNASGVSALIEVAHKLKEKSKAKPFDTDIIFCAFNGEEVGLKGSQAFVNAVTSTNYNFYNINIDCVGAKKGGKLALKNKNELSNKLYGAVKTAFKKDNIGFADTVVHGLSDHVNFQSMGIPSVFIAQENVENLVHKPTDTPDTLDYGQIDKIANAISDFIGANDGVIFIQ; translated from the coding sequence ATGAAGCCTATACTAAAATTAAGTGTTATATTGGCCATGGTTCTAACTTTTTCATCTTGTTCTTCTCCAGAAGTTAGCCAAAATTCTAAGACAACTACTGGAAACCATGGACAATCAGTACAAGTATCGCAGGTTCAAACTCCTGTAAAGATTCCAACTATTAAAGAAACAGTTGCTACTTTATGCTCAGATGAGTTTCAGGGGAGATTAACTGGCTCAAAAGGAAATGAAAAAACTGGCGAATATATTGTGAAAACTTTTAAAGACATAGGATTAGACCCTTTTTTTGATGATAGTTATTATCAAAAATATTATCTGGGAGTTAACAGCAGTTATAGAGGCGGAGAAAATAATATTAAACTTAAAATGGTTAATAATGTTGTAGGAGTTATAAAAGGTAAAAAAAGCGAAAATGCAGTAGTGATATCAGCTCATTTTGATCATTTAGGATATGTGGATGGAACAATTATTAGGGGAGCATTAGATAATGCTTCGGGGGTATCAGCCTTAATAGAAGTAGCACATAAACTAAAAGAGAAATCTAAAGCAAAACCATTTGATACGGATATAATTTTTTGTGCCTTTAATGGAGAAGAAGTTGGATTAAAGGGGAGTCAAGCTTTTGTCAATGCTGTTACATCTACTAATTATAATTTCTATAACATTAATATAGATTGTGTAGGAGCTAAAAAAGGAGGAAAACTTGCTCTAAAGAATAAGAACGAGCTTTCCAATAAGTTATATGGCGCAGTAAAAACTGCTTTTAAAAAGGATAACATTGGATTTGCAGATACTGTGGTGCATGGTTTAAGTGACCATGTCAATTTTCAATCTATGGGGATTCCCAGTGTTTTTATAGCACAAGAAAATGTTGAGAATTTAGTCCATAAACCCACAGATACTCCGGACACTTTAGATTATGGGCAAATAGATAAAATTGCAAATGCTATAAGTGATTTTATAGGGGCAAATGATGGAGTAATATTTATACAATAG
- a CDS encoding alpha/beta fold hydrolase codes for MRGNVSKKLISTVVAATLMLGSFSINAYAKEDNNQFEGKVSIGDFGLYTKIAGEGKVSVVFDSGYNDGINTESDPQKGWGEIQQEISKYARTVTYDRAGLGKSDDTANREPLNDKDRQLLMNNNFCSVSYDSSIFEKGNGKTAIDKARNLHALLRAKGVKAPYLLVAHSIASLDAVEFTKLYRKEVAGIIMVDGSGKNVMGDAMNFINSNMPELKESLLGQFTKADGTIDEVLQSEQQVYQAGDVLRNVPLTYLSADDEGMGPIYQAVVNAEQEDWLSCSNYSKRIPVPNSGHYIYIDQPQYVVNAIKDMINTIENKNSPHKDDNQKIMK; via the coding sequence ATGAGAGGAAATGTATCAAAAAAGCTTATATCTACTGTAGTAGCGGCTACACTAATGTTGGGGTCATTCTCAATAAATGCATATGCTAAGGAAGATAATAATCAATTTGAAGGTAAGGTAAGCATAGGCGATTTCGGGCTATATACTAAAATAGCGGGAGAGGGCAAGGTTTCTGTAGTGTTTGATTCAGGTTATAATGATGGTATAAATACTGAAAGTGATCCCCAAAAAGGTTGGGGAGAAATTCAACAGGAAATATCTAAATATGCAAGAACAGTAACATATGATAGAGCAGGGCTTGGAAAAAGTGATGACACTGCCAATAGAGAACCATTAAATGATAAAGATAGGCAACTATTGATGAATAATAATTTTTGCTCAGTATCATATGATAGCTCAATATTTGAAAAAGGTAATGGCAAAACAGCCATTGATAAAGCTCGTAACTTACATGCCCTTTTAAGAGCAAAAGGTGTTAAAGCACCTTATCTTTTAGTAGCTCATTCAATAGCTAGTTTAGATGCTGTTGAATTTACAAAATTGTATCGAAAAGAGGTTGCAGGCATAATTATGGTAGATGGTTCAGGAAAGAATGTTATGGGGGATGCGATGAATTTCATTAATTCAAATATGCCAGAACTGAAAGAATCTCTCTTAGGTCAGTTTACTAAAGCGGATGGCACAATAGATGAAGTATTACAAAGTGAGCAGCAGGTGTACCAAGCAGGAGATGTACTTAGAAATGTACCATTAACTTACCTATCAGCAGATGATGAAGGTATGGGACCCATATATCAAGCAGTTGTAAACGCAGAACAAGAAGATTGGCTTAGCTGCTCTAATTATTCTAAAAGAATACCAGTTCCAAATTCTGGACACTATATATATATAGACCAACCTCAGTACGTAGTAAATGCAATTAAAGACATGATTAATACTATAGAAAATAAAAATTCACCACACAAGGATGATAATCAAAAGATTATGAAATAA
- a CDS encoding MerR family transcriptional regulator — protein sequence MKTIKQVSDLTGISVRMLHYYDKIGLLKPSNFTDAGYRLYDDEALETLQQILFFKELDIPLKEVKEIMASAHFDKMQALKSHEKLLILKRNRLNGLIELVNKTLKGETTMSFEEFDMSEYYNALEEFKTEHKNIIIKSYGSMDKYDKFIGMCKSKEAEIAKMAIKEYGSIKKYVKAMKKNFNSDMFIKEEQYDKFKKDCLEDKHPKLKELYKKLVSDLSKDPFSKEIQQIAEEITNIAKKDYEIFKMDNGDDYWYSMVKIYLVYPKWIEEVDKKYGNGASKFIGEALKNYLADKLPKINTLYEKLTSDLSKDSSSKEIQQIVEKIAAITKKSLESLKVDVGDNYWGYTADHYLSNPTYIKVIDKEYGTGASKFIGEALKFYSENNK from the coding sequence ATGAAAACAATAAAACAAGTTTCGGATTTGACAGGAATAAGTGTGCGCATGCTACATTACTACGATAAAATCGGATTGTTAAAACCAAGCAATTTTACAGACGCAGGTTACAGACTTTATGACGATGAAGCTCTTGAAACCTTGCAACAGATTTTATTTTTTAAGGAACTTGATATACCACTAAAAGAAGTTAAAGAAATCATGGCTAGTGCCCACTTTGATAAAATGCAAGCACTAAAAAGTCATGAAAAATTGCTTATACTAAAACGCAACAGATTGAATGGTTTAATAGAACTTGTAAATAAAACATTAAAAGGAGAAACCACAATGAGTTTTGAAGAATTTGATATGAGTGAATATTATAATGCACTAGAAGAATTTAAAACTGAACACAAAAATATTATAATTAAATCTTATGGTAGTATGGATAAATATGATAAATTTATTGGAATGTGTAAATCTAAGGAAGCTGAGATTGCTAAAATGGCTATAAAGGAATATGGAAGTATTAAAAAATATGTTAAAGCTATGAAGAAAAATTTTAATAGTGATATGTTTATTAAAGAAGAACAATATGATAAGTTTAAAAAAGATTGCTTGGAAGATAAGCATCCTAAATTAAAAGAACTATATAAAAAGCTTGTATCTGACTTAAGTAAAGACCCTTTTTCAAAGGAAATTCAACAGATTGCTGAAGAAATAACAAATATAGCTAAAAAAGATTATGAAATTTTCAAAATGGATAATGGGGATGATTATTGGTACTCTATGGTAAAAATTTATTTAGTATATCCTAAGTGGATAGAAGAAGTTGATAAGAAATATGGAAATGGTGCATCTAAATTTATCGGAGAAGCCCTAAAAAATTATTTGGCAGATAAGCTGCCTAAAATAAATACATTATATGAAAAGCTTACATCTGACTTAAGTAAAGATTCTTCTTCAAAAGAGATTCAACAAATTGTTGAGAAAATTGCAGCTATAACTAAAAAGAGTCTTGAATCTTTAAAAGTGGATGTTGGAGATAACTATTGGGGTTATACAGCTGATCATTATTTATCAAATCCTACGTATATAAAAGTAATCGATAAGGAATATGGCACTGGTGCATCTAAATTTATTGGAGAAGCTTTAAAATTTTATTCTGAAAATAATAAGTAA
- a CDS encoding flavin reductase produces MKEKINHVNVKEMNFDQLFKQISTEEICDNVLTLVGPLVGKEFTVITAGKEDHYNSMIGSGGGLGTLFKKPTTWCILRADRYTLEIIQKEQTYTLSYFANEYKEQVLLLGSKSGRDSEKMKEVELTRVQTPSGDMSFKEARLIIECKLTQLTTPNPNDFYTQETKDYINEAYKEANHYRKFAFGEITHVWVKK; encoded by the coding sequence ATGAAAGAAAAAATAAATCATGTAAATGTCAAAGAGATGAATTTTGATCAATTATTTAAACAAATTTCTACGGAAGAGATATGCGACAATGTACTTACGTTGGTAGGTCCGTTGGTAGGAAAAGAATTTACGGTTATTACTGCGGGCAAGGAAGATCATTATAATTCCATGATAGGCAGTGGGGGTGGTTTGGGAACTCTTTTCAAAAAGCCCACCACTTGGTGTATTCTTCGAGCAGACCGTTATACGCTTGAAATAATTCAAAAAGAGCAAACATATACGCTGTCTTACTTCGCGAATGAATATAAGGAACAAGTGCTCCTTTTGGGAAGTAAATCAGGAAGAGATAGTGAAAAAATGAAAGAAGTTGAATTGACAAGGGTTCAAACTCCTTCCGGTGATATGTCTTTCAAAGAAGCCAGACTAATTATTGAATGTAAATTAACGCAACTTACTACCCCCAATCCCAATGATTTTTACACACAAGAAACTAAAGACTATATAAACGAAGCTTACAAAGAAGCAAACCATTATCGCAAATTTGCATTTGGGGAAATCACCCATGTTTGGGTAAAGAAATAA